A genomic stretch from Sulfurihydrogenibium azorense Az-Fu1 includes:
- the acpP gene encoding acyl carrier protein — MSIEQRVKEIIADQLGVEMEKITPDAKFVDDLGADSLDVVELIMAFEEEFGVEIPDEDAEKIATVGDVLEYIKSKQG; from the coding sequence ATGTCAATCGAACAAAGAGTAAAGGAAATTATCGCAGATCAACTTGGAGTAGAGATGGAGAAGATAACTCCTGATGCTAAGTTTGTTGATGACCTTGGAGCTGATTCTTTAGATGTTGTTGAGCTTATAATGGCTTTTGAAGAGGAATTTGGTGTAGAGATTCCAGACGAAGATGCAGAAAAGATAGCAACAGTTGGAGATGTATTAGAATACATTAAATCAAAGCAAGGGTAA
- the modB gene encoding molybdate ABC transporter permease subunit — MVEVLKQIDFTPFYLTLKLAFTTTVILFFVGMPLAYFLSYSKFKLKAAIEAVVALPLVLPPSVLGFYLLLIMSKNGFLGKFWQELFGHQLAFHYEGIVIASVIFSFPFMVHPLLSGFKSVNKSLIEASYTLGKSKIQTLFRVILPNMKPAIMTGITLSFAHTVGEFGVVLMVGGSIEGETKVVSIAIYDAVEKLDYTTAHAYAAILFGLSFFVLLLLYMLNKRFEVAQ, encoded by the coding sequence ATGGTTGAAGTTTTAAAACAGATAGACTTTACGCCTTTTTACCTTACATTAAAACTTGCTTTTACGACAACTGTTATACTGTTTTTTGTAGGAATGCCTTTGGCATACTTTTTAAGCTATTCTAAATTTAAGTTAAAGGCAGCTATAGAAGCTGTAGTTGCACTTCCTTTAGTACTGCCTCCTTCTGTCTTGGGTTTTTATCTTCTTTTGATAATGTCTAAAAACGGATTTTTAGGAAAGTTTTGGCAAGAATTGTTTGGGCATCAGCTTGCGTTTCACTACGAAGGAATAGTTATAGCTTCAGTGATATTTAGTTTTCCCTTTATGGTTCATCCACTTTTATCAGGGTTTAAGTCTGTAAATAAATCTTTGATAGAGGCCTCCTACACCCTTGGTAAATCTAAAATCCAAACCCTTTTTAGAGTTATCCTACCAAATATGAAGCCTGCCATAATGACAGGAATAACACTTTCTTTTGCCCATACTGTAGGAGAGTTTGGAGTTGTTTTGATGGTAGGAGGTAGTATAGAGGGAGAAACGAAGGTAGTATCAATAGCAATCTACGACGCTGTAGAAAAACTTGATTACACAACTGCCCATGCTTACGCAGCAATACTTTTTGGACTTTCATTTTTTGTACTTTTACTTTTATACATGTTAAACAAAAGGTTTGAGGTAGCTCAGTAA
- a CDS encoding TSUP family transporter, with translation MVIGSILGSFVGSLFLKQFSSHGLRIMLGVILLISSFKMLYMNNKRG, from the coding sequence ATGGTTATAGGTTCTATATTGGGTTCGTTTGTAGGAAGTTTGTTTTTAAAGCAGTTTTCAAGCCACGGGCTTAGGATAATGCTGGGAGTTATACTTTTAATATCTTCTTTTAAAATGCTTTACATGAATAACAAGAGAGGCTAA
- a CDS encoding ABC transporter ATP-binding protein, producing the protein MIIVKVKKQLIGYKGKFTLEADFIVEKGEFLTIFGKSGSGKTTILRMIAGLEKPDEGYIEFDGKVYLDSSKKINLPPQKRNVGFVFQNYALFPNMTVYENVAYAVDKKQLDRVDEVLKTVELYSLKDRYPSSLSGGQQQRVALARAIVKNPDILLLDEPLSALDYSIRSKLQDELKKIHKIFNLTTVLVSHDKPEVFKLSDRVIYLEDGKIKKIGTPREVFIEKSISGKFSFYGTVLDVRKADLVYVITVDIDGNLVEVATTQEFKVGEEVLVGTKAFNPVVIKV; encoded by the coding sequence ATGATTATAGTAAAAGTAAAAAAACAACTTATTGGTTATAAGGGTAAGTTTACTCTGGAAGCTGATTTTATAGTAGAAAAGGGAGAATTTTTAACTATATTTGGAAAATCAGGTAGTGGAAAAACAACGATTTTAAGGATGATAGCAGGACTTGAAAAACCGGATGAAGGTTATATAGAGTTTGATGGAAAAGTCTACCTTGATTCATCAAAAAAGATAAACCTTCCACCACAAAAAAGGAATGTAGGGTTTGTGTTTCAAAACTATGCTCTTTTTCCTAATATGACGGTTTATGAAAATGTTGCCTATGCAGTAGATAAAAAGCAGTTAGATAGAGTTGACGAAGTTTTAAAGACAGTAGAACTTTACTCTCTAAAAGACAGGTATCCTTCATCCTTGTCAGGAGGTCAGCAACAGAGAGTAGCTTTAGCAAGGGCAATCGTAAAAAATCCTGATATACTTCTTTTAGATGAGCCTCTCTCAGCTCTTGATTACTCAATAAGGTCTAAACTTCAAGACGAACTAAAAAAAATCCACAAAATCTTTAACTTAACCACTGTCTTAGTCTCTCATGACAAACCTGAAGTTTTTAAACTATCAGACAGAGTTATATACCTTGAAGATGGAAAGATAAAGAAGATAGGCACTCCTAGAGAAGTTTTTATAGAAAAAAGTATCTCTGGAAAGTTTTCTTTTTACGGAACAGTTTTAGATGTAAGAAAGGCCGATTTGGTCTATGTAATAACTGTAGACATAGATGGTAATTTAGTTGAGGTTGCAACTACACAGGAGTTTAAAGTCGGAGAAGAAGTGTTAGTAGGAACTAAAGCTTTTAATCCAGTGGTAATTAAGGTTTAA
- the modA gene encoding molybdate ABC transporter substrate-binding protein, whose protein sequence is MKNILGIVLALLLAFKAYAGEITVYAAADLTYAFEEILKVYKQKYPQDKVKAIFGSSGKGYTQVVNGAPYDLFFSADMSYVEKLKQQGLTLSDVKPYAIGRIVLWTRKDSGIDVSKGINTVLDPRVKKIAIANWEHAPYGVAAKQCLEHYRLFDKLKDKLVLGENISQTAQYVETGAADVGFLALSIAKSEKLQKIGIYYLLPATCHNEIKQGYAILKHANTDRETFETAKRFYDFIGTPEARKIFVKYGFILPGEE, encoded by the coding sequence ATGAAAAATATTTTAGGTATCGTTTTGGCTTTACTACTTGCATTTAAGGCGTACGCAGGAGAGATTACCGTTTACGCAGCTGCAGACTTAACCTACGCTTTTGAAGAGATTTTAAAAGTGTACAAACAAAAGTATCCACAAGACAAAGTTAAGGCTATTTTTGGTTCTTCCGGAAAGGGTTACACTCAGGTTGTAAATGGAGCTCCTTACGATCTGTTTTTCTCTGCTGATATGTCATACGTAGAAAAGCTAAAACAGCAAGGACTAACCTTATCTGATGTAAAACCCTATGCTATAGGTAGAATAGTCCTTTGGACAAGGAAAGACAGTGGAATAGACGTATCCAAAGGTATAAATACAGTGTTAGACCCAAGAGTGAAAAAGATAGCAATAGCAAACTGGGAGCATGCTCCTTACGGTGTTGCGGCAAAACAATGTCTTGAACATTACAGGCTGTTTGACAAATTAAAGGATAAGTTAGTTTTAGGTGAAAATATAAGCCAAACAGCTCAGTATGTTGAAACAGGAGCTGCAGATGTAGGATTTTTAGCCCTTTCTATTGCAAAAAGTGAAAAACTTCAAAAGATAGGAATATACTACCTCTTACCTGCAACTTGCCACAATGAGATAAAGCAAGGCTATGCAATCTTAAAGCATGCAAACACAGACAGAGAAACATTTGAAACAGCTAAAAGATTTTACGATTTTATAGGAACTCCTGAGGCAAGAAAGATATTTGTTAAGTACGGATTTATTTTACCGGGTGAGGAGTAA
- a CDS encoding BsaWI family type II restriction enzyme, with protein MKKEKIIKERQSNVSKAGKDKEKEVIQLLLSDNEIREHFSIGHPSKVLKNIEELYIQYGDKSEMIDADVCVVRKKDNKLVCVISVKKSFRERGAQTAYWALKVKQYKKNYKYLLATPDVDKELFNPQNPENKRKWRVILPFESDGVFVYSYDGKLYEEHKFYVGKDYLLEYIKSLVSS; from the coding sequence ATGAAAAAAGAAAAGATTATAAAAGAAAGACAAAGCAATGTTAGTAAAGCGGGAAAAGATAAAGAAAAAGAAGTAATTCAACTACTTTTAAGTGATAATGAGATTAGAGAACATTTTTCCATAGGACATCCTTCCAAAGTTTTAAAAAACATAGAAGAGCTTTATATTCAATATGGTGATAAAAGTGAGATGATTGATGCAGACGTTTGTGTAGTTAGAAAGAAAGATAATAAACTTGTTTGTGTAATATCTGTAAAAAAATCTTTTAGAGAAAGAGGAGCACAAACTGCTTACTGGGCTTTAAAGGTAAAGCAATATAAAAAGAATTATAAATATTTACTTGCCACTCCTGATGTAGATAAAGAACTTTTTAACCCTCAAAATCCAGAAAATAAAAGAAAATGGAGAGTAATTCTTCCCTTTGAATCTGATGGTGTTTTTGTTTACAGTTATGACGGGAAATTATATGAAGAACATAAATTTTATGTAGGAAAAGATTATTTATTAGAATACATTAAATCGTTAGTTAGTAGCTAA
- the radC gene encoding RadC family protein, whose amino-acid sequence MKQDRAVYKKPIKDLPKDLLPREKALKYGLSSLSDEELLAISLGSGTKGINVIGLSQKILNGKSFKELKNISLEDLKKIKGIGTTKALQVLSIIEIAKRMEDPEEKVKITSVSDAYSLLKYLSKESQEYMVGIYLNSSNELIAKEVIAKGSLNVVRVLPRDILYYGLKHNCNGIIIAHNHPNGSSKPSEEDINFTKKLSQLALEMGFELLDHIIVGKNDYFSFAEKGLI is encoded by the coding sequence ATGAAACAAGATAGGGCTGTATACAAAAAACCAATCAAAGACTTACCAAAAGACTTACTACCAAGGGAGAAAGCTCTTAAATATGGGCTTTCTTCTTTATCTGATGAAGAACTTTTGGCTATATCTTTAGGATCCGGAACAAAAGGAATAAACGTAATAGGGTTATCTCAAAAAATACTAAATGGGAAATCATTTAAAGAGTTGAAAAACATATCCTTAGAAGACCTAAAAAAAATCAAAGGAATAGGTACGACAAAAGCTCTGCAAGTCTTATCTATCATTGAGATTGCCAAAAGAATGGAAGACCCTGAAGAAAAAGTAAAGATAACCTCTGTATCTGATGCTTACAGTCTTTTAAAATACCTATCTAAAGAGTCTCAAGAGTATATGGTTGGAATTTATCTAAACAGCTCAAACGAGCTTATAGCAAAGGAAGTTATAGCAAAAGGGTCTTTAAACGTTGTTAGGGTTTTACCAAGAGATATTCTTTATTATGGATTAAAACATAACTGTAATGGAATAATAATCGCCCATAATCACCCAAATGGCTCAAGTAAACCTTCTGAAGAAGACATAAACTTTACCAAAAAACTCTCTCAACTTGCCCTTGAGATGGGTTTTGAACTTTTAGACCACATTATAGTTGGAAAAAACGATTACTTTAGTTTTGCAGAAAAAGGATTAATTTAA
- the fabF gene encoding beta-ketoacyl-ACP synthase II, with amino-acid sequence MRRVVITGLGAVTPIGNNVKDFWTNLVNGVSGIDLIKRFDPIAIGLPVIIAGEVKNLNPEKFLDSKELKRMSDFVKFAVIAAKEAIEDSGLDLDKIDLTRAGVIVGTGIGGLRDIEEQQKVVMEKGVKRVSPFFIPSGISNMASGYISIEFGFKGPNSCVVTACATGTHSIGDAFKIIQRGDADIMIAGGTESAITPLGVAGFANMKALSTRNNEPQKASRPFDAQRDGFVMGEGAGVVVLEELEHAKKRGAKIYAEVVGYGLTGDAYHITAPCVDADGAIRVIKMALNDARVNPEEVDYVNAHGTSTPLNDKIETLAIKQVFKDHAYKLKISSNKSMIGHLLGAAGAVEAVATALTIKEGIIPPTINYEYPDPECDLDYVPNKAIQYPVKVAISNSFGFGGTNGCLVFKAYED; translated from the coding sequence ATGAGAAGAGTCGTCATAACCGGTCTTGGAGCTGTAACACCTATAGGTAACAACGTAAAAGATTTTTGGACAAACCTTGTTAATGGCGTTAGTGGAATAGACCTTATTAAAAGGTTTGACCCTATTGCAATAGGTCTTCCTGTAATAATTGCAGGAGAGGTAAAAAACCTCAATCCTGAAAAGTTCTTAGACTCAAAAGAGTTAAAGAGGATGAGTGATTTTGTAAAGTTTGCAGTTATTGCAGCAAAAGAGGCAATAGAGGACTCAGGATTAGATTTAGACAAGATAGATTTAACAAGGGCAGGTGTTATAGTCGGGACCGGTATTGGCGGCCTTCGGGACATAGAAGAACAACAAAAGGTTGTTATGGAGAAGGGAGTTAAGAGAGTCTCTCCTTTCTTCATACCTTCCGGTATATCAAATATGGCATCTGGATACATATCTATAGAGTTTGGCTTTAAAGGACCAAACTCTTGTGTTGTTACTGCTTGTGCAACTGGAACCCACTCTATAGGTGATGCTTTTAAGATAATTCAAAGAGGAGATGCAGATATTATGATAGCAGGCGGAACAGAGTCTGCTATCACACCACTTGGTGTTGCAGGATTTGCTAATATGAAGGCTCTATCTACAAGAAATAACGAACCTCAAAAAGCTTCAAGACCTTTTGATGCACAAAGAGATGGTTTCGTAATGGGTGAAGGTGCAGGAGTAGTTGTTCTTGAAGAGTTAGAACATGCAAAAAAAAGAGGAGCAAAGATATACGCAGAAGTAGTAGGATATGGTCTAACAGGAGATGCTTACCATATTACAGCTCCATGCGTTGATGCAGATGGTGCTATAAGAGTAATAAAGATGGCTTTAAACGATGCAAGGGTCAACCCGGAAGAAGTAGATTACGTTAACGCCCATGGAACTTCAACACCTCTAAACGACAAAATAGAAACCTTAGCTATAAAGCAGGTCTTTAAAGACCATGCTTATAAACTGAAGATAAGTTCTAACAAATCTATGATAGGACACCTACTGGGAGCTGCAGGCGCTGTAGAAGCAGTAGCTACAGCCTTAACTATAAAAGAAGGAATAATACCACCTACTATAAACTATGAGTATCCTGACCCTGAATGTGATTTAGACTACGTTCCTAACAAAGCTATCCAATATCCTGTTAAAGTGGCGATATCTAACTCCTTTGGTTTTGGTGGTACAAACGGTTGTTTAGTATTCAAGGCTTATGAAGATTGA
- a CDS encoding DNA-methyltransferase, with protein sequence MKYLTGKENKEIKIRLNYNTFEKLKEVSFKKEISLNFLINQILEKEINESNYEKDIKNYFKEKPELIFSNDKIKLFHNDFIEVDLSDYKGKVNLIITSPPYNVGIEYGKHNDAVNYEDYLSFTEKWLYKSYELLADDGRACINIPLDKNRNGLKPVYADFINIAKKVGFNYQSTIVWNEQNVSKRTAWGSWLSASAPYVIAPVEMIVVLYKKQWKRINKGESTITREEFIQWTNGVWNFSGESKKRVGHPAPFPLELPKRCIKLFSYKDDLVLDPFSGSGTTLIAAFKEERRAIGVEIDKNYIDLSVERLTKEISKPQKNLLNID encoded by the coding sequence ATGAAATACCTAACAGGAAAAGAAAACAAAGAAATTAAGATAAGATTAAACTATAATACCTTTGAAAAACTAAAGGAAGTGTCTTTTAAAAAGGAAATAAGTTTAAATTTTTTGATAAATCAAATACTTGAAAAAGAGATAAATGAAAGTAATTATGAAAAGGATATTAAGAATTATTTTAAAGAAAAACCAGAACTTATTTTTAGTAACGATAAAATAAAGTTATTCCATAATGACTTTATAGAAGTTGACTTATCTGACTACAAAGGGAAAGTTAATTTAATAATTACCTCTCCACCTTATAACGTTGGAATAGAATACGGAAAACATAACGATGCCGTGAACTATGAAGATTATCTTTCTTTTACAGAAAAATGGTTGTATAAATCTTATGAACTTTTAGCTGATGATGGAAGGGCATGTATAAACATTCCTTTAGACAAAAACAGGAACGGATTGAAACCTGTTTATGCTGACTTTATAAATATTGCCAAAAAAGTAGGTTTTAATTATCAATCTACTATAGTTTGGAATGAACAAAATGTATCAAAAAGAACTGCATGGGGAAGCTGGCTTTCTGCTTCTGCACCTTATGTTATAGCACCTGTTGAGATGATTGTAGTACTGTATAAAAAACAATGGAAGAGAATAAACAAAGGAGAAAGCACAATAACAAGAGAAGAATTTATACAGTGGACTAACGGAGTTTGGAACTTTTCCGGAGAGAGTAAAAAAAGAGTTGGACATCCTGCTCCTTTTCCATTAGAGCTTCCCAAGAGATGTATAAAACTTTTTTCATACAAAGATGATTTAGTGTTAGACCCTTTTTCTGGTAGTGGTACTACCCTTATAGCTGCTTTTAAAGAAGAAAGGAGAGCTATTGGAGTAGAAATTGACAAAAACTACATAGATTTATCTGTTGAAAGATTAACAAAAGAAATAAGCAAACCTCAAAAAAACTTATTAAATATTGATTAA
- a CDS encoding pyridoxine 5'-phosphate synthase, translating into MRLGVNIDHIATLREARKTVEPDPVKGALIAIQAGADQITLHLREDRRHIQDEDLLRLKCELKDSTIPINLEMAPTQEMKQIALETLPNTCTLVPEKRQEITTEGGLDVVSLKDYLKDYIKELKQAGIHVSLFIDPDLDQIDAALEVGCDAIEIHTGEYANACGKSVEKELERIKKAAKYAKEKGLKVYAGHGLNYDNVKEIAKIKEIEELNIGHSIIANAVFLGLYEAVRRMKEIIKKSREEF; encoded by the coding sequence ATGAGACTGGGAGTAAACATAGATCACATAGCAACTTTAAGAGAGGCAAGAAAGACCGTTGAACCAGACCCTGTAAAGGGAGCTCTAATTGCAATACAAGCAGGAGCTGACCAGATAACTCTACATTTAAGAGAGGACAGAAGACATATCCAAGATGAAGACCTTCTAAGGTTAAAGTGTGAGCTCAAAGATAGCACTATTCCTATAAACCTTGAGATGGCACCTACTCAAGAGATGAAACAGATAGCCTTAGAAACATTGCCTAACACTTGTACTTTAGTTCCAGAAAAAAGGCAGGAAATTACCACCGAAGGTGGATTAGACGTAGTATCTTTAAAAGATTACCTTAAAGATTACATAAAAGAGTTAAAACAGGCAGGTATTCATGTAAGCCTTTTTATAGACCCAGATTTAGACCAGATAGACGCAGCTTTAGAAGTTGGTTGTGATGCTATAGAGATACACACGGGAGAGTATGCAAATGCTTGTGGAAAGTCAGTAGAAAAAGAGTTAGAAAGAATAAAAAAGGCAGCAAAGTATGCAAAAGAAAAGGGTCTTAAGGTTTACGCAGGACACGGACTTAACTACGACAACGTAAAAGAGATAGCAAAAATAAAAGAGATAGAAGAGTTAAATATAGGACATTCAATAATAGCCAACGCAGTCTTTTTAGGACTTTACGAAGCCGTAAGAAGGATGAAGGAGATAATAAAAAAATCAAGAGAGGAATTTTAA
- the rnc gene encoding ribonuclease III translates to MKIENPEFLRRVENLEKLLDYNFKDKSLLLAAITHRSFVAEYPVKLKDYEVLEFLGDSVLSLIVSEILIKQFPDAREGDLSQLRSAIVSEAYLSKLAKLLNLGQFVLISKGEKSQKGSERDSLLCDVFEAVFGAIYIDTDYNIDTPRNVFNKLFKEKLLQDIKTENIPRDYKSLLQIETQKLYGKIPKYRLIHSEGPEHDKVFVVECEIEKIKTTGKGKSKKEAETQAAKEAFRKIKE, encoded by the coding sequence ATGAAGATTGAAAATCCAGAATTTTTACGTAGAGTAGAGAATTTAGAAAAACTTTTAGATTACAATTTTAAAGATAAATCATTACTTTTGGCTGCTATAACACATAGGTCTTTCGTTGCTGAGTATCCTGTAAAGCTTAAAGACTATGAAGTTTTAGAGTTTTTAGGAGACTCAGTTTTATCTTTGATTGTAAGTGAGATACTGATAAAACAGTTTCCTGATGCAAGGGAAGGAGACCTCTCTCAACTTAGGTCTGCAATTGTAAGTGAAGCTTACCTTTCTAAACTTGCAAAATTACTAAATTTAGGACAGTTTGTTCTTATAAGTAAAGGAGAAAAATCTCAAAAAGGTAGTGAAAGAGACTCTCTACTGTGTGATGTTTTTGAAGCTGTGTTTGGAGCTATATACATAGATACAGACTACAATATAGACACTCCTAGAAATGTTTTTAATAAACTCTTTAAAGAAAAACTTTTACAAGATATAAAAACAGAAAACATACCCAGAGACTACAAATCTTTACTTCAAATAGAAACTCAAAAACTTTACGGTAAAATACCAAAATATAGACTGATACACTCAGAAGGTCCTGAACATGATAAAGTTTTTGTAGTAGAATGTGAGATAGAAAAGATAAAAACAACTGGGAAAGGTAAGTCTAAAAAAGAAGCAGAAACGCAAGCAGCAAAAGAAGCTTTTAGAAAAATAAAGGAATAA
- the glmS gene encoding glutamine--fructose-6-phosphate transaminase (isomerizing), with protein sequence MCGIVGYVGYRKAVPVLLHGLQRLEYRGYDSAGLAVLDEKSKKIIVEKQVGKIKDLQEYIWGKEINGNIGIAHTRWATHGPPSIENAHPHTSKSEAFAVVHNGIIENYAKLKDELIKKGYQFKSQTDTEVIAHLLEEYYEKDLLTTVLKVAKMIEGAYAIGVISTVEPDKIVALRKGSPLVVGIGEGENFIASDIPAILEYTKTFIALDDEEIAVITKDKVEVYDINGNKVEKKPFTVKWDLAAAEKGGFKHFMLKEIYEQPKTITDTISGFFSDLNNPVYNEIKNIQNIVIIACGTSYHAGLVGKFWIEKFVKIPTIVDYASEFRYRDFPVNEKTLIIAISQSGETADTRFSAIDARKKSAKVLSIVNVVGSSLSRESDFVIYTYCGPEIGVAATKTFTAQLITLLLFSLKAGLERGNLTQEEFEKYYNDIIHLPHLVNEVLKQDKAIEEISYKYHNVKDFLFLGRGLNYPIALEGALKLKEISYIHAEGYPAGEMKHGPIALIDENLPVVCIVPKDSLYEKMISNIQEVKARKGIVISVSDSQDSHLLSLSDNIIKIPSVENENLYPIVSVIPLQLLTYHIATILGKDVDQPRNLAKTVTVE encoded by the coding sequence ATGTGTGGAATAGTTGGTTATGTTGGATACAGAAAGGCAGTTCCTGTTTTACTTCATGGGCTTCAAAGACTTGAGTACAGAGGATACGACTCGGCAGGATTGGCTGTTTTAGATGAAAAATCGAAAAAAATAATAGTTGAAAAACAAGTAGGGAAGATAAAAGACCTTCAGGAGTACATCTGGGGAAAAGAAATAAATGGAAACATAGGAATAGCTCACACAAGATGGGCTACCCACGGACCACCTTCAATAGAAAACGCCCATCCTCACACAAGTAAAAGTGAGGCTTTTGCAGTAGTTCATAACGGTATCATAGAAAACTACGCTAAATTAAAAGATGAACTTATAAAAAAAGGATACCAATTTAAATCACAAACAGACACAGAAGTGATAGCACACCTACTGGAAGAGTATTATGAAAAAGACCTTCTAACGACTGTTTTAAAAGTTGCAAAGATGATAGAAGGAGCTTACGCCATAGGTGTAATATCAACGGTAGAGCCGGACAAGATAGTTGCCCTAAGAAAAGGAAGTCCTTTAGTGGTTGGGATAGGAGAGGGAGAAAACTTTATAGCATCAGATATTCCAGCTATCTTAGAGTACACAAAAACATTTATAGCTTTAGACGATGAAGAGATAGCTGTTATAACCAAAGATAAAGTAGAAGTTTACGACATAAATGGAAACAAGGTAGAAAAAAAGCCTTTTACTGTAAAGTGGGACCTTGCAGCTGCTGAAAAAGGTGGATTTAAACACTTTATGCTAAAAGAGATTTACGAACAACCTAAAACTATTACAGACACAATATCTGGATTTTTCTCAGATTTAAACAACCCAGTTTATAACGAAATAAAAAATATACAAAACATTGTTATTATTGCATGTGGGACTTCTTACCATGCAGGACTTGTAGGAAAATTTTGGATTGAAAAGTTTGTAAAAATACCAACAATAGTCGATTACGCTTCTGAGTTTAGGTACAGAGATTTTCCGGTAAACGAGAAAACGTTAATCATTGCTATAAGCCAATCGGGAGAAACAGCAGATACAAGGTTCTCAGCTATTGATGCCAGAAAGAAAAGCGCAAAAGTTCTATCAATTGTAAACGTGGTAGGAAGCTCCCTATCAAGGGAAAGTGATTTTGTTATATATACTTACTGTGGTCCAGAGATAGGAGTAGCTGCTACAAAAACTTTTACAGCTCAACTTATAACTTTACTACTTTTTTCACTAAAGGCAGGCTTAGAAAGAGGTAATTTAACCCAAGAAGAGTTTGAAAAGTACTATAACGATATAATCCATCTTCCACATTTAGTTAATGAAGTTTTAAAACAAGATAAAGCTATTGAAGAAATCTCTTACAAATACCATAACGTAAAGGACTTTTTATTCCTTGGAAGAGGACTAAACTATCCTATAGCCTTAGAAGGAGCTTTAAAACTAAAAGAGATATCTTACATACACGCAGAAGGCTATCCTGCAGGTGAAATGAAACACGGACCTATAGCCCTTATAGATGAAAATCTTCCAGTAGTCTGTATAGTCCCAAAAGATTCATTATACGAAAAAATGATATCAAACATCCAAGAAGTAAAGGCAAGAAAAGGAATAGTAATATCTGTTAGTGACAGTCAAGATAGCCATTTATTATCACTTTCAGATAACATAATAAAAATACCTTCTGTAGAAAACGAAAATCTCTACCCTATAGTATCGGTAATACCTTTACAACTACTGACATACCACATAGCAACTATTTTAGGTAAGGATGTAGACCAACCAAGAAACCTTGCAAAAACTGTTACAGTAGAATAG